GAAATCATCATCGATATTACTGAAGTATAAGGTATCACCATCTCTGTTTTTTGGAGATGGTGATTTTTATCTGCAAGCCTGTCTTTGTGGTATAATAAATACTATGCAGAAAAAACCAACGTCCGCCTACGTGCATATTCCCTTTTGCACACAGATTTGTTATTATTGTGACTTTTCAAAAGTTTTTATCAAGAATCAACCAGTAGATAGTTACCTGGAGCATCTGCTAGAGGAGTTTCGTTCTTATGATATCCAAAAGTTGTCAACTCTCTATATTGGAGGTGGAACGCCAACGGCTTTGTCAGCTCCGCAATTAGAGGTGCTCTTAGATGGTTTGACTAAAAACCTAGATTTGTCTGTCTTGGAAGAGTTGACCATTGAGGCTAATCCAGGAGACTTAGATGCGGATAAAATTGCGGTTTTGAAACAGTCGCCAGTCAATCGTGTTTCTTTAGGTGTGCAGACTTTTGATGACAAAATGCTGAAAAAGATTGGGCGCAGTCATTTAGAAAAGGATATTTATGAGAATATCGACCGTCTCAAACTGGCTGGTTTTGACAATATCTCCATTGATCTAATCTATGCTCTTCCAGGTCAAACTATGGCTCAGGTCAAGGACAATGTGGCTAAGGCTATCTCGCTTGATATTCCTCATATGAGCCTTTATAGCTTGATTTTGGAAAATCATACGGTCTTTATGAACCGCATGCGACGAGGGAAGTTGCCCCTACCCAAGGAAGAGTTAGAAGCGGAGATGTTTGAGTACATCATCGCAGAACTGGAGCGAGCTGGTTTTGAGCATTATGAGATTTCCAATTTCTCTAAACCCGGATTTGAAAGTCGCCACAATCTCATGTACTGGGACAATGCCGAGTATTATGGTATCGGTGCGGGTGCTTCAGGTTATGTGAACGGGGTGCGTTATAAAAATCATGGTCCTATCCGCCACTATCTCAATGCGGTAGAGGCAGGAGATGCTCGGATTACAGAAGAACACCTGAGTCAAAGGGAGCAGATGGAAGAAGAAATGTTCCTAGGCCTCCGGAAAAAATCCGGGGTTTCCGTGGCGCGATTTGAGGAAAAATTTGGACTGTCCTTTGATGAACTTTATGGCGAAATCATCAGAGACTTGGTTCAGCAAGGACTTATGCAGATCGACGGTGATCGTGTCCGAATGACAAAGAGAGGTCTCTTCTTGGGAGACACTGTAGCAGAACGATTTATTTTGGAGTAGAACAATGGGCTTAACTTATCAAATGAAAATGAAAATTCCTTTTGATATGGCGGACATGAACGGTCATATCAAACTTCCAGATGTGATTTTGCTGTCCCTGCAAGTATCCGGTATGCAATCGATTGAGCTGGGAGTCAGTGACAAGGATATGTTAGAACGCTACAATCTGGTCTGGATTATTACAGACTATGCGATTGACGTGGTTCGCTTGCCTCGCTTTGCTGAAGAGATTACGATTGAAACAGAAGCATTGACTTACAATCGTCTTTTTTGCTACCGCCGTTTCACTATCTATGATGGAGCAGGTCAAGAAATCATTCGCATGGTAGCAACCTTTGTTCTCATGGACAGAGACAGTCGGAAAGTCCATGCTGTCGAACCGGAGATTGTTGCGCCTTACCAGTCTGAGTTTGATAAAAAACTCATCCGCGGGCCAAAGTATGCAAATCTAGAAGATCCGATCAGTAAAGACTACCATGTTCGTTTTTACGACTTGGATATGAATGGTCATGTTAATAACAGCAAATACCTGGATTGGATTTTTGAGGTCATGGGAGCAGACTTTTTGACCAAGTATATTCCAAAAAAAATCAATCTCAAATATGTCAAAGAAGTGCGACCAGGTGGCATGATTGCTTCAGCTTATGAACTCAAGGGACTAGAAAGCAAGCATGAGATTATCAGTGATGGCGAGATCAATGCCCAAGCTATGATTACGTGGCAAGAAATTGAAGCGAATTAGAAAGGACGATATGGCTTATAAAGGTTATTTAATTGATTTAGACGGGACCATTTACAAGGGGAAAGACCGGATTCCGGCGGGTGAGGCTTTTGTCCATGAGTTACAAAAGCGAGCAATTCCTTATCTCTTTGTAACCAACAATACAACTCGTACTCCTGAGAGTGTACAAGAGGTGTTGGCTAAGAATTTTAATATCAACACCCCTCTATCGACTGTATACACAGCAACTCTGGCAACCATCGACTATATGAATGACTTGGGATTGGAAAAGACAGTCTATGTCATCGGAGAAGCAGGACTCAAGGATGCCATTCAGGCGGCTGGTTATGTCGAAGACAAGGAAAATCCTGCCTATGTGGTCGTTGGACTGGACTGGCAAGTCGACTATGAAAAATTTGCGACGGCGACTCTAGCCATTCAAAAGGGGGCTCACTTTATCGGAACCAATCCAGACCTCAATATCCCGACGGAACGCGGTCTTTTGCCTGGTGCTGGTTCACTTGTAACACTTCTTGAAGTCGCTACACGGGTCAAACCAGTATATATCGGAAAACCGAATGCGATCATCATGGAAAAGGCCGTGGAACATCTGGGTATAGATCGAGAAGACTTGCTCATGGTCGGGGACAACTATCTGACGGATATCCGAGCAGGGATTGACAATGGCATTCCAACGCTCTTGGTGACGACAGGTTTTACAAAGGCAGAAGAAGTGGCGGACTTGCCAATTGCACCAACACATGTGCTTTCTAGCCTAGAGGAGTGGGATTTTGATGAAGACTAAACTAACCTTTTGGGGAAGTATGCTCTTTCTCCTCTCTTTTTCTATTCTTCTGACCATTTATCTGGCATGGATTTTCTATCCTTTGGAGATTGAGTGGCCAAACTTAGTGGATCGAGTCTATCTAAAGCGAGAAACCATTCTGTATAACTTTCATATCTTGATGAATTACCTGACCAATCCCTTTAGTCAGGTCTTGGAGATGCCAGATTTTCGTTCATCAGCGGCTGGTTTACATCACTTTGCGGTGGTGAAGAATCTCTTTCACCTAGTTCAGCTAGTTGCCCTAGTGACACTTCCAAGTTTCTATTTCTTTGTTAGAAAGATTGTAAAAAAAGGCTTTTTGCCCCTATATCGTAAAAGTATCCTAACTCTAGTACTATTGCCTCTAATCATTGGCCTTGTAGGAGTGTTGATTGGTTTTGAGCAATTTTTTACTCTTTTCCATCAGATTCTCTTTGTGGGAGATGATACCTGGCTTTTTGATCCAGCAAAGGATCCCGTTATTTGGATTTTGCCAGAGACTTTCTTTCTCCATGCCTTTGTACTTTTCTTTGTTTTGTATGAAGGAATGTTTGGTTTCCTTCTTGTTAAAGCTTCAAGGAAATAGTGGAAAAAATTCTGTATTTTTAATAAAAAACGAGAGAAGTTGCTCTACTCCCTATTTATTGTTAGGTTATCCTAAAGATAAACTTGCAAAGCAGGAGATTTTTGCAGAAAA
This Streptococcus oralis DNA region includes the following protein-coding sequences:
- the hemW gene encoding radical SAM family heme chaperone HemW, which codes for MQKKPTSAYVHIPFCTQICYYCDFSKVFIKNQPVDSYLEHLLEEFRSYDIQKLSTLYIGGGTPTALSAPQLEVLLDGLTKNLDLSVLEELTIEANPGDLDADKIAVLKQSPVNRVSLGVQTFDDKMLKKIGRSHLEKDIYENIDRLKLAGFDNISIDLIYALPGQTMAQVKDNVAKAISLDIPHMSLYSLILENHTVFMNRMRRGKLPLPKEELEAEMFEYIIAELERAGFEHYEISNFSKPGFESRHNLMYWDNAEYYGIGAGASGYVNGVRYKNHGPIRHYLNAVEAGDARITEEHLSQREQMEEEMFLGLRKKSGVSVARFEEKFGLSFDELYGEIIRDLVQQGLMQIDGDRVRMTKRGLFLGDTVAERFILE
- a CDS encoding TIGR01906 family membrane protein, with the protein product MKTKLTFWGSMLFLLSFSILLTIYLAWIFYPLEIEWPNLVDRVYLKRETILYNFHILMNYLTNPFSQVLEMPDFRSSAAGLHHFAVVKNLFHLVQLVALVTLPSFYFFVRKIVKKGFLPLYRKSILTLVLLPLIIGLVGVLIGFEQFFTLFHQILFVGDDTWLFDPAKDPVIWILPETFFLHAFVLFFVLYEGMFGFLLVKASRK
- a CDS encoding TIGR01457 family HAD-type hydrolase is translated as MAYKGYLIDLDGTIYKGKDRIPAGEAFVHELQKRAIPYLFVTNNTTRTPESVQEVLAKNFNINTPLSTVYTATLATIDYMNDLGLEKTVYVIGEAGLKDAIQAAGYVEDKENPAYVVVGLDWQVDYEKFATATLAIQKGAHFIGTNPDLNIPTERGLLPGAGSLVTLLEVATRVKPVYIGKPNAIIMEKAVEHLGIDREDLLMVGDNYLTDIRAGIDNGIPTLLVTTGFTKAEEVADLPIAPTHVLSSLEEWDFDED
- a CDS encoding acyl-[acyl-carrier-protein] thioesterase, giving the protein MGLTYQMKMKIPFDMADMNGHIKLPDVILLSLQVSGMQSIELGVSDKDMLERYNLVWIITDYAIDVVRLPRFAEEITIETEALTYNRLFCYRRFTIYDGAGQEIIRMVATFVLMDRDSRKVHAVEPEIVAPYQSEFDKKLIRGPKYANLEDPISKDYHVRFYDLDMNGHVNNSKYLDWIFEVMGADFLTKYIPKKINLKYVKEVRPGGMIASAYELKGLESKHEIISDGEINAQAMITWQEIEAN